From Actinosynnema mirum DSM 43827, a single genomic window includes:
- a CDS encoding putative leader peptide, translating to MTTNGIRLVVRRHVDFRRVSSAMCPRSA from the coding sequence ATGACGACGAACGGAATTCGCCTGGTGGTCCGCCGCCACGTCGACTTCCGCCGCGTCTCCAGCGCGATGTGCCCCCGTTCGGCATAA
- the hemW gene encoding radical SAM family heme chaperone HemW, translated as MPSALPAGDPAPSDGSLPATALEGLGTRPFGVYVHVPFCATRCGYCDFNTYTAGELGTSASPESWLEGLRRELDLAARVLGSPPAAETVFVGGGTPSLLGADGLAAVLEAVRSSVGLAPGAEVTTESNPESTSSEFFAAIREAGYTRVSLGMQSAARHVLQILDRKHTPGRAAAAAREAREGGFEHVNLDLIYGTPGERDEDLRESLAVVRDAGVDHLSAYALIVEEGTALARRVRRGELPAPDDDVLAERYEMVDAAAREMGMSWYEVSNWAASEEGRCRHNVLYWQGADWWGAGPGAHSHVGGVRWWNVKHPAKYAAVLAGGGSPAAGREVLAEDDRRVERVLLELRLSEGLPVEVLDRDGRREAARVAAEGLLEPMALARGRCVLTDRGRLLADAVVRRLT; from the coding sequence ATGCCTTCCGCACTGCCTGCCGGTGATCCCGCACCCTCGGACGGGTCGCTGCCCGCGACCGCTCTGGAAGGGCTCGGCACGCGGCCGTTCGGGGTGTACGTGCACGTGCCGTTCTGCGCTACCCGGTGCGGGTACTGCGACTTCAACACTTACACGGCGGGGGAGCTGGGGACGTCCGCGTCGCCGGAGTCGTGGTTGGAGGGGTTGCGGAGGGAGTTGGACCTGGCGGCTCGGGTGCTGGGGTCGCCGCCTGCGGCCGAGACGGTGTTCGTGGGTGGGGGGACGCCGTCGTTGTTGGGGGCGGACGGGTTGGCGGCGGTGCTGGAGGCGGTGCGGTCGTCGGTGGGGCTCGCGCCTGGGGCCGAGGTGACGACGGAGTCGAATCCGGAGTCGACGTCGTCGGAGTTCTTCGCGGCGATCCGGGAGGCCGGGTACACGCGGGTGTCGCTGGGGATGCAGTCGGCTGCGCGGCACGTGTTGCAGATCTTGGATCGCAAGCACACGCCAGGGCGGGCGGCGGCTGCGGCCAGGGAGGCTCGGGAGGGTGGGTTCGAGCACGTCAACCTGGATTTGATCTACGGGACTCCGGGGGAGCGGGACGAGGACCTGCGGGAGTCGTTGGCGGTCGTGCGGGATGCCGGGGTGGATCACCTGTCGGCCTACGCGCTGATCGTCGAGGAGGGCACGGCGCTGGCGCGGAGGGTGCGGCGGGGGGAGCTGCCCGCGCCGGATGACGACGTGCTGGCGGAGCGGTACGAGATGGTGGACGCGGCGGCTCGTGAGATGGGGATGAGCTGGTACGAGGTGTCCAACTGGGCCGCGTCGGAGGAGGGGCGGTGCAGGCACAACGTCCTGTACTGGCAAGGGGCGGACTGGTGGGGGGCCGGGCCTGGGGCGCACAGCCACGTGGGTGGGGTGCGGTGGTGGAACGTGAAGCATCCGGCCAAGTACGCGGCGGTGCTGGCGGGGGGTGGGTCGCCTGCGGCTGGGCGTGAGGTGCTGGCGGAGGACGATCGCAGGGTTGAGCGGGTGCTGTTGGAGTTGCGACTGTCCGAAGGGTTGCCGGTGGAGGTCCTGGACCGGGACGGGCGGCGGGAGGCTGCTCGGGTGGCGGCTGAGGGGTTGCTGGAGCCGATGGCGCTTGCGCGGGGTAGGTGCGTGTTGACGGACCGGGGGCGGTTGTTGGCTGACGCGGTTGTCCGGCGGTTGACCTGA
- the hrcA gene encoding heat-inducible transcriptional repressor HrcA, translated as MNADQRRFEVLRAIVADYVSNHEPVGSKALVERHNLGVSSATVRNDMASLEEDGYITQPHTSAGRVPTDKGYRLFVDRLSEVKPLSTAERRAIHSFLEGACDLDDVLRRSVRLLAQLTRQVAVVQYPTLSRASVRHLEVLAITPARLMLILITDTGRVDQRSVDLGDVITEDNVARIRAMLNASLVGKRLADASAEVAQLPETVPSELRDIATRVSTVLIESLVEHPEERLVLGGTANLTRNVADFPGSLRPVLEALEEQVVVLKLLAASHDPGTVLVHIGEENEAAEMRGTSVVSIGYGSVDKLLGGMGVVGPTRMDYPSTMAAVRAVAHYVGDILTVR; from the coding sequence GTGAACGCTGATCAGCGGCGCTTCGAGGTGTTGCGCGCCATCGTCGCCGACTACGTCTCCAACCACGAGCCGGTCGGGTCCAAGGCGTTGGTCGAGCGGCACAACCTGGGGGTGTCCAGCGCGACCGTTCGCAACGACATGGCCTCGCTGGAGGAGGACGGTTACATCACCCAGCCGCACACCAGCGCGGGGCGGGTGCCCACGGACAAGGGGTATCGGCTGTTCGTCGACCGGCTGAGCGAGGTCAAGCCGTTGTCCACGGCTGAGCGGCGGGCCATCCACTCGTTCCTGGAAGGGGCCTGCGACCTGGACGACGTGCTGCGGCGCAGTGTTCGGCTGCTCGCGCAGCTCACCCGGCAGGTCGCCGTGGTGCAGTACCCGACGCTCAGCCGGGCCTCGGTGCGGCACCTCGAGGTGCTGGCCATCACCCCGGCGCGGCTGATGCTGATCCTGATCACCGACACCGGTCGGGTGGACCAGCGGTCGGTCGACCTGGGTGACGTCATCACCGAGGACAACGTCGCACGCATCCGGGCGATGCTCAACGCCTCGCTGGTCGGCAAGCGGCTCGCGGACGCGTCCGCCGAGGTCGCCCAGCTGCCCGAGACCGTGCCGAGCGAGCTCCGGGACATCGCCACCAGGGTCAGCACCGTGCTGATCGAGTCCCTGGTCGAGCACCCCGAGGAGCGCCTGGTGCTGGGTGGCACGGCGAACCTCACCCGGAACGTGGCAGACTTCCCCGGTTCACTGCGCCCGGTGCTGGAGGCGCTGGAGGAGCAGGTGGTGGTGCTCAAGCTGCTGGCGGCCTCGCACGACCCCGGCACCGTGCTGGTGCACATCGGGGAGGAGAACGAGGCGGCGGAGATGCGCGGCACCTCGGTCGTGTCCATCGGCTACGGCAGCGTCGACAAGCTGCTCGGCGGCATGGGCGTCGTCGGACCAACCCGGATGGACTACCCGTCCACGATGGCGGCCGTCAGGGCCGTCGCCCACTACGTGGGGGACATCCTCACCGTCCGGTGA
- the dnaJ gene encoding molecular chaperone DnaJ yields the protein MARDYYGTLGVSKNATPEEIKRAYRKLARQLHPDVNPNEEARFKEVTAAYEVLSDPRKRQVVDLGGDPLEPGGGGRGAGGGDPFAGFGLGDIMDAFFGAGAGGGGRGPRSRVQPGSDALIRLSMTLEECAAGANRELTVDTAILCDRCVGSGCAEGASPVRCDTCGGRGEVQSVQRSFLGQVVTARPCPVCRGFGEVIPDPCQQCAGDGRVRSRRTISVQIPAGVAEGMRVRLAGQGEVGSGGGPAGDLYVEVEEIAHDVFERDGSDLHCSVRIPMTTAALGAVLPLSTLDGEEELEIEPGTQPATELVLTGRGMPRLRSNGRVDGRGDLHVHLDVVVPTKLDARQTELLRELASVRGEEEPSLSGGGKGGGLFSRLRSGRGHR from the coding sequence GTGGCGAGGGACTACTACGGCACGCTCGGGGTCTCCAAGAACGCGACACCCGAGGAGATCAAGCGCGCCTACCGCAAGCTCGCGCGCCAGCTTCACCCGGACGTGAACCCCAACGAGGAAGCGCGCTTCAAGGAGGTGACCGCCGCCTACGAGGTCCTGTCGGACCCCCGCAAGCGGCAGGTCGTCGACCTGGGCGGCGACCCGCTGGAGCCGGGTGGCGGCGGGCGCGGCGCGGGCGGCGGCGACCCGTTCGCGGGCTTCGGGCTGGGCGACATCATGGACGCGTTCTTCGGCGCGGGCGCGGGAGGCGGCGGTCGTGGACCGCGCAGCCGCGTCCAGCCCGGATCGGACGCGCTGATCAGGCTCTCCATGACGCTGGAGGAGTGCGCGGCGGGCGCGAACCGCGAGCTCACGGTGGACACCGCGATTCTGTGCGACCGCTGCGTGGGCAGCGGCTGCGCGGAGGGCGCGTCCCCGGTGCGCTGCGACACCTGCGGCGGACGCGGCGAGGTGCAGTCGGTGCAGCGCTCGTTCCTCGGCCAGGTCGTCACGGCCCGGCCGTGCCCGGTCTGCCGGGGCTTCGGCGAGGTCATCCCCGACCCGTGCCAGCAGTGCGCCGGCGACGGCCGGGTCCGCTCCCGCCGCACCATCTCGGTGCAGATCCCGGCCGGTGTGGCCGAGGGGATGCGGGTGCGGCTGGCCGGTCAGGGCGAGGTCGGCTCCGGCGGCGGCCCCGCGGGCGACCTGTACGTCGAGGTCGAGGAGATCGCCCACGACGTGTTCGAGCGCGACGGCTCCGACCTGCACTGCTCGGTGCGCATCCCGATGACGACGGCCGCGCTCGGCGCGGTGCTGCCGCTGTCCACCCTCGACGGCGAGGAGGAGCTGGAGATCGAACCCGGCACCCAGCCCGCCACCGAGCTGGTGCTCACCGGTCGGGGGATGCCGAGGCTGCGCTCCAACGGGCGCGTCGACGGGCGCGGCGACCTGCACGTCCACCTGGACGTCGTGGTGCCGACCAAGCTCGACGCCCGCCAGACCGAGCTGCTGCGCGAGCTGGCCTCGGTGCGCGGCGAGGAGGAGCCCTCGCTGTCGGGTGGCGGCAAGGGCGGCGGGCTGTTCTCGCGGCTGCGCTCCGGCCGCGGCCACCGGTGA
- a CDS encoding 16S rRNA (uracil(1498)-N(3))-methyltransferase — translation MTLPVFLVESLPTGSDAVLDGPEGRHAATVRRLRAGEELVLSDGSGDQVRCEITEALKDSLRLRVVERWTVPEPGVRVVLVQALVKGERGELAVELATEAGVDAVLPWKAARCVAKWEDGPRGAKALGRWRATAREAAKQARRARVPEVGEPVTTKQLAALASRAAAVLVLHESAEVGIGSVALPPSGEVLLVVGPEGGIAEQELSALVEAGAHVVRLGPSVLRASTAGAVALGALGVLTDRWA, via the coding sequence GTGACCCTCCCCGTCTTCCTGGTCGAGAGCCTGCCCACCGGGTCCGACGCCGTCCTGGACGGCCCGGAGGGCAGGCACGCCGCCACCGTGCGCAGGCTGCGCGCGGGGGAGGAGCTGGTGCTGTCGGACGGCAGCGGCGACCAGGTGCGCTGCGAGATCACCGAGGCGCTCAAGGACTCGCTGCGGCTGCGCGTGGTCGAGCGCTGGACCGTGCCCGAGCCGGGCGTGCGGGTCGTGCTGGTGCAGGCGCTGGTCAAGGGCGAGCGCGGCGAGCTGGCCGTGGAGCTGGCGACCGAGGCGGGCGTGGACGCCGTGCTGCCGTGGAAGGCGGCGCGGTGCGTGGCCAAGTGGGAGGACGGCCCGCGCGGCGCCAAGGCGCTCGGCCGCTGGCGGGCCACCGCCCGCGAGGCGGCCAAGCAGGCACGTCGGGCGCGGGTCCCCGAAGTGGGGGAGCCGGTCACCACGAAGCAGCTCGCGGCGCTCGCGTCGCGGGCGGCGGCGGTGCTGGTGCTGCACGAGTCCGCCGAAGTCGGGATCGGCTCGGTGGCGCTGCCACCCTCGGGTGAAGTCCTGCTGGTCGTCGGCCCGGAGGGCGGCATCGCGGAGCAGGAGCTGTCCGCGCTGGTGGAGGCGGGTGCGCACGTGGTCAGGCTGGGGCCCTCGGTGCTCAGGGCGTCCACCGCGGGGGCCGTGGCGCTGGGTGCTCTGGGCGTTTTGACCGATCGCTGGGCGTAG
- a CDS encoding SGNH/GDSL hydrolase family protein gives MGPRAVLGAVLAAVLATGVVTGTGQAEPEGTRWVGGWAASPVVGSTIPWSDCPAGTGLTDRTVRNVVFTSAGGDLVRIRLSNTFGTTPLRVDRTSVARQDAGARPAPGTTRAVTFGGSREARVPAGRELLSDPVRLDVAALSTLLVSVHFPGPTGPLTNHPFTAQGNYLATGDKTGDRTGTGFTDTPCWLGVSGVDVARERAAGTVVAFGDSITDTSATTGNTNRRWPDFLARRLAERRHAPSVVNAGLGGNRLVADREGEPYYGVAGTTRFARDALGQTGVRTVVVLEGVNDIGFGATADELVAGFRNLIAQAHARGVRIVGGTILPFKTSFVWTPEREATWRAVNTWIRTSGEFDAVIDFAAVTAAPDDDAVLAPAYDSGDGLHPGDAGTEAMADAIDLRLL, from the coding sequence ATGGGGCCGAGAGCGGTGCTCGGAGCGGTGCTGGCGGCGGTGCTGGCGACCGGGGTGGTGACCGGGACCGGGCAGGCGGAACCAGAGGGGACGCGCTGGGTCGGCGGCTGGGCGGCCAGCCCGGTGGTCGGCAGCACGATCCCGTGGAGCGACTGCCCGGCGGGAACCGGCCTGACCGACCGGACCGTGCGGAACGTGGTGTTCACCAGCGCGGGCGGCGACCTGGTGCGGATCAGGCTCAGCAACACCTTCGGCACGACCCCGCTGCGGGTCGACCGCACCTCCGTCGCCCGTCAGGACGCGGGCGCGAGGCCCGCCCCCGGCACGACCAGGGCGGTGACGTTCGGCGGGTCGCGCGAGGCGCGGGTGCCCGCCGGTCGGGAGCTGCTCAGCGACCCGGTCCGACTGGACGTCGCGGCCCTGTCCACGCTGCTGGTCAGCGTGCACTTCCCCGGCCCCACAGGCCCCCTGACCAACCACCCGTTCACCGCCCAGGGCAACTACCTGGCCACCGGTGACAAGACCGGCGACCGCACCGGGACCGGCTTCACCGACACCCCGTGCTGGCTGGGCGTGAGCGGCGTCGACGTGGCGCGGGAGCGGGCCGCGGGCACGGTCGTGGCGTTCGGCGACTCGATCACCGACACGTCCGCCACCACCGGCAACACCAACCGCCGCTGGCCCGACTTCCTGGCCCGCCGCCTCGCGGAGCGCAGGCACGCCCCGTCCGTGGTCAACGCGGGCCTCGGCGGCAACCGGCTGGTCGCCGACCGCGAGGGCGAGCCCTACTACGGCGTCGCGGGCACGACCCGCTTCGCCCGCGACGCCCTCGGCCAGACCGGCGTGCGCACCGTCGTGGTCCTGGAGGGCGTCAACGACATCGGCTTCGGCGCCACCGCCGACGAGCTGGTCGCGGGCTTCCGGAACCTCATCGCCCAGGCGCACGCGCGCGGGGTGCGGATCGTGGGCGGCACGATCCTGCCGTTCAAGACCTCGTTCGTCTGGACCCCGGAGCGCGAGGCGACCTGGCGGGCCGTGAACACCTGGATCAGGACGTCCGGCGAGTTCGACGCCGTGATCGACTTCGCGGCGGTCACCGCAGCACCCGACGACGACGCGGTGCTCGCCCCGGCCTACGACAGCGGGGACGGCCTGCACCCCGGCGACGCGGGCACCGAGGCCATGGCGGACGCGATCGACCTGCGGCTGCTCTAA
- a CDS encoding SGNH/GDSL hydrolase family protein, with protein sequence MGSRSARAAACAGVVAALVAGVVSGSAHADLERVERSRWTAAWAASPVVGGPNPHNDCPSGGAGLTDRTARNVVFTSAGGDLVRIRLGNAFGTTPLRVDRTTVAHQGGGAAPVPGTTRAVTFGGSREALVPAGGELLSDPVLLDVAALSTLLVSVHFPGPTGPLSNHPFTAQGNYLAEGDRTDDRTGEGFADSPCWLGVSGVDVAERGQRSAGAVVVFGDSITDTAASTDNTNRRWPDFLARRLAARGGRTPSVVNAGLGGNRLTADREGEPHYGVAGTTRFARDALGQTGVRTVVVLSGVNDLSFDATADELIAGYRDLIAQAHRRDVRVVGGTIMPFRTSFVWTPEREATWRRVNAWIRTSGEFDAVVDFAGAMAAPGDDALLDPAYDRGDGLHPTDAGTEAMADAVDLRLL encoded by the coding sequence ATGGGGTCGAGATCGGCGCGGGCGGCGGCCTGCGCGGGGGTGGTCGCGGCGCTGGTGGCGGGGGTGGTCTCCGGGAGCGCGCACGCGGACCTCGAACGGGTGGAGCGGTCGCGCTGGACGGCGGCGTGGGCGGCGAGCCCGGTCGTGGGCGGCCCGAACCCCCACAACGACTGCCCGTCGGGCGGCGCGGGCCTGACCGACCGGACCGCGCGGAACGTGGTGTTCACCAGCGCGGGCGGCGACCTGGTGCGGATCAGGCTCGGCAACGCCTTCGGCACGACCCCGCTGCGGGTCGACCGGACCACCGTGGCCCACCAGGGCGGCGGGGCGGCGCCCGTTCCCGGCACGACCAGGGCGGTCACCTTCGGCGGGTCGCGCGAGGCGCTCGTCCCGGCGGGCGGGGAGCTGCTCAGCGACCCGGTGCTGCTGGACGTCGCGGCCCTGTCGACGCTGCTGGTCAGCGTGCACTTCCCCGGCCCCACCGGGCCGCTGAGCAACCACCCGTTCACCGCCCAGGGCAACTACCTCGCCGAGGGCGACCGGACCGACGACCGCACCGGCGAGGGCTTCGCCGACAGCCCGTGCTGGCTGGGCGTGAGCGGCGTCGACGTGGCCGAGCGGGGGCAGCGGTCGGCGGGCGCGGTCGTGGTGTTCGGCGACTCGATCACCGACACGGCGGCGAGCACCGACAACACGAACCGCCGCTGGCCGGACTTCCTGGCCCGCCGGCTGGCGGCGCGGGGCGGCCGGACGCCCTCGGTGGTCAACGCGGGCCTGGGCGGCAACCGGCTGACCGCCGACCGCGAGGGCGAGCCCCACTACGGCGTCGCGGGCACGACCCGCTTCGCCCGCGACGCCCTCGGCCAGACCGGCGTGCGCACCGTCGTGGTCCTGTCCGGGGTCAACGACCTCAGCTTCGACGCCACCGCCGACGAGCTGATCGCCGGCTACCGCGACCTGATCGCGCAGGCCCACCGGCGGGACGTGCGGGTGGTCGGCGGCACGATCATGCCGTTCCGGACCTCGTTCGTCTGGACGCCCGAGCGGGAGGCGACCTGGCGGAGGGTGAACGCCTGGATCAGGACCTCGGGCGAGTTCGACGCGGTGGTCGACTTCGCGGGCGCCATGGCCGCGCCGGGCGACGACGCCCTGCTCGACCCCGCCTACGACCGGGGCGACGGCCTGCACCCGACCGACGCGGGCACCGAGGCCATGGCGGACGCGGTCGACCTGCGGCTGCTCTGA
- a CDS encoding alpha/beta hydrolase family protein translates to MQRIEYGPDPDQFGELSGSGPVVVVIHGGFWHQRYTLSLGRPLAADLAAHGVTAWNVEYRRAGGTGGWPQTGQDVLAAVDALDPALGPVVTLGHSAGGHLAVWAAARHPRVVGAVAQAGVLDLLQHPRITRRAAELLGATPDEAPERYADASPAAAPPVGKPVVLVHGDRDEDVPLAQSEAFAQLTGARLITVPGAGHLDLITVGTPAWEACRTAALSLVH, encoded by the coding sequence GTGCAGCGCATCGAGTACGGCCCCGACCCCGACCAGTTCGGCGAGCTGAGCGGCTCCGGGCCGGTCGTCGTGGTGATCCACGGCGGGTTCTGGCACCAGCGCTACACGCTCTCCCTCGGCCGCCCCCTGGCCGCCGACCTGGCCGCGCACGGCGTCACCGCGTGGAACGTCGAGTACCGCCGTGCGGGCGGGACCGGCGGGTGGCCGCAAACGGGGCAGGACGTCCTGGCCGCCGTCGACGCGCTCGACCCGGCGCTCGGCCCCGTCGTCACCCTCGGCCACTCGGCGGGCGGCCACCTCGCGGTGTGGGCCGCCGCCCGGCACCCCAGGGTCGTCGGCGCGGTCGCCCAGGCGGGCGTCCTGGACCTGCTCCAGCACCCGCGGATCACGCGCCGCGCCGCAGAGCTGCTCGGCGCGACCCCCGACGAGGCCCCCGAGCGCTACGCCGACGCCTCGCCCGCCGCCGCGCCCCCGGTCGGCAAGCCCGTCGTGCTCGTGCACGGCGACCGCGACGAGGACGTGCCGCTCGCCCAGAGCGAGGCGTTCGCGCAGCTCACCGGCGCGCGGCTGATCACCGTCCCCGGCGCCGGGCACCTGGACCTGATCACCGTCGGCACCCCCGCGTGGGAGGCCTGCCGCACCGCCGCGCTGAGCTTGGTCCACTAG
- a CDS encoding histidine triad nucleotide-binding protein: protein MDDCLFCKIADGAIPATVVHQTDTVIAFRDIAPQAPVHVVLVAKRHDTDAVALAKAAPGVLDELFLAAGEIAEAEGVGGSGYRLLFNTGADAGQTVFHAHLHLLGGTRLGPLA from the coding sequence ATGGACGACTGCCTGTTCTGCAAGATCGCCGACGGCGCCATCCCCGCCACCGTCGTGCACCAGACCGACACCGTCATCGCGTTCCGCGACATCGCGCCGCAGGCCCCCGTGCACGTCGTGCTCGTGGCCAAGCGCCACGACACCGACGCCGTGGCCCTGGCCAAGGCAGCCCCCGGCGTGCTCGACGAGCTGTTCCTGGCCGCGGGCGAGATCGCGGAGGCCGAGGGCGTCGGCGGGTCCGGCTACCGGCTGCTGTTCAACACCGGGGCGGACGCGGGGCAGACCGTCTTCCACGCCCACCTGCACCTGCTCGGCGGCACGCGGCTCGGCCCGCTGGCCTGA
- a CDS encoding GNAT family N-acetyltransferase has translation MEELRFLTPDDVPACLALATGRGWSHEERKWRLLLATGTGLGLFDGSTLVGTTVLTRYGDAHAALSMVLVAEGRQGRGLGRRLVEAALERADAPVVSLHATEQGLPLYEKLGFVVSGPELVTHFGVFTGPPSGATSPPADPAALVALDAEVFGADRSALWEAYLGFAERVVVSASGFAGCWADPSPLVVGPVVAEDVAGARELVADLVSGRDARVDTADPGLRAWLLENGMREGYRVAPMVLGATRPPGRRERLFAPIAQALG, from the coding sequence GTGGAAGAGCTGCGCTTTCTGACCCCCGACGACGTCCCCGCCTGCCTCGCCCTCGCCACCGGCCGGGGCTGGTCCCACGAGGAGCGCAAGTGGCGGTTGCTGCTGGCCACCGGCACCGGGCTCGGGCTGTTCGACGGCTCCACGCTGGTCGGCACGACCGTGCTGACCCGCTACGGCGACGCGCACGCGGCGCTGAGCATGGTGCTGGTGGCCGAGGGCAGGCAGGGCCGGGGGCTGGGCCGCCGGCTGGTGGAGGCCGCGCTGGAGCGCGCGGACGCGCCGGTGGTGTCGCTGCACGCCACGGAGCAGGGCCTGCCGCTGTACGAGAAGCTCGGGTTCGTGGTGTCCGGGCCGGAGCTGGTCACGCACTTCGGGGTGTTCACCGGGCCGCCGTCCGGGGCCACGTCGCCGCCGGCCGACCCGGCCGCGCTGGTGGCGCTGGACGCCGAGGTGTTCGGCGCGGACCGGTCGGCGCTGTGGGAGGCGTACCTGGGGTTCGCCGAGCGGGTGGTGGTGTCGGCGTCCGGGTTCGCGGGCTGCTGGGCGGACCCGAGCCCGCTGGTGGTGGGCCCGGTGGTGGCCGAGGACGTGGCCGGGGCGCGGGAGCTGGTCGCGGACCTGGTGTCCGGGCGGGACGCGCGGGTGGACACCGCCGATCCGGGGTTGCGCGCGTGGCTGCTGGAGAACGGGATGCGCGAGGGCTACCGGGTGGCGCCGATGGTGCTGGGCGCCACCCGTCCGCCGGGCCGCCGGGAGCGGCTGTTCGCGCCGATCGCGCAGGCGCTGGGGTGA
- the ybeY gene encoding rRNA maturation RNase YbeY — protein sequence MSIEIANESGAQVDEASIVAAARFALDRMGVSPLAELSVLLVELDVMADLHQRWMDLPGPTDVMAFPMDELDSARRPDAAGLGPALLGDIVLCPAFAEDQAAKAGHSLMDELHLLTVHGVLHLLGYDHAEPAEEREMFTLQNRILGDYRGSIAEAERKTAQRAADSKLLGAAGLEDDGPERPAEPSA from the coding sequence GTGAGCATCGAGATCGCTAACGAGTCGGGCGCGCAGGTCGACGAGGCTTCCATCGTCGCCGCCGCCCGGTTCGCGTTGGACCGCATGGGGGTCAGCCCGCTGGCGGAGCTGTCCGTGCTGCTGGTCGAGCTGGACGTGATGGCCGACCTGCACCAGCGCTGGATGGACCTGCCCGGCCCGACCGACGTGATGGCCTTCCCCATGGACGAGCTGGACTCGGCCCGCCGCCCCGACGCGGCCGGGCTCGGGCCCGCGCTGCTGGGCGACATCGTGCTGTGCCCCGCGTTCGCCGAGGACCAGGCCGCCAAGGCGGGCCACAGCCTGATGGACGAGCTGCACCTGCTGACCGTGCACGGCGTGCTGCACCTGCTGGGCTACGACCACGCCGAGCCCGCCGAGGAGCGCGAGATGTTCACGCTCCAGAACCGCATCCTGGGCGACTACCGGGGTTCGATCGCGGAGGCCGAGCGGAAGACGGCCCAGCGCGCGGCGGACTCCAAGCTGCTGGGCGCCGCGGGGCTGGAGGACGACGGTCCCGAGCGACCCGCCGAGCCGAGCGCCTGA
- a CDS encoding hemolysin family protein, with translation MAGSTGLLVLAVLLILAAGAFAGVDAALGTVSRARVEALLRQNKPGAKQLMMVLGDRPRHVNLLLLLRLGCELSATVLVTVVSFRLVPVGWAAVLTAGASMLVVSYVLVGVGPRTLGRQHPYAVSLLAAAPVRVLGRVLGPLSKLLILVGNAITPGKGFREGPFSSEVELRELVDMAQERGVVDEGEREMIHSVFELGDTIAREVMVPRTEIVWIEQAKSVRQALALSLRTGYTRVPVIGESVDDIVGVVNLKDLVRIALSEQPNGKLVSDVMRSPAFIPDTKPVADLLREMQLSRNHLAVVVDEYGGTAGLLTIEDILEEIVGEITDESDTDDRQPVEYLADGAVRVSARLPVDDLDSLFGTELDDHEVETVGGLLAQRLGRVPLPGTEAEIAGLRMRAEGGKDERGRMRITTVLVRPLARPAEDDEGSGGDE, from the coding sequence ATAGCCGGTTCCACCGGGCTGCTGGTGCTGGCGGTCCTGCTCATCCTGGCCGCGGGCGCGTTCGCCGGGGTCGACGCGGCGCTGGGCACGGTGTCGCGGGCCCGCGTCGAGGCGCTGCTGCGGCAGAACAAGCCGGGCGCCAAGCAGCTGATGATGGTGCTGGGCGACCGGCCCAGGCACGTGAACCTGCTCCTGCTGCTGCGCCTGGGCTGCGAGCTGTCCGCGACGGTCCTGGTGACCGTGGTCAGCTTCCGGCTGGTGCCGGTGGGCTGGGCGGCGGTGCTGACGGCGGGCGCGAGCATGCTGGTCGTGTCGTACGTGCTGGTCGGCGTGGGTCCGCGCACCCTGGGCCGCCAGCACCCGTACGCGGTGAGCCTGCTGGCCGCCGCGCCCGTGCGGGTGCTCGGCCGGGTGCTGGGGCCGCTGAGCAAGCTGCTGATCCTGGTCGGCAACGCGATCACGCCGGGCAAGGGCTTCCGCGAGGGTCCGTTCTCGTCCGAGGTGGAGCTGCGCGAGCTGGTCGACATGGCGCAGGAGCGCGGCGTCGTCGACGAGGGCGAGCGCGAGATGATCCACTCGGTGTTCGAGCTGGGTGACACCATCGCCCGCGAGGTGATGGTGCCGCGCACCGAGATCGTGTGGATCGAGCAGGCCAAGTCGGTGCGGCAGGCGCTGGCGCTGTCGCTGCGCACCGGGTACACGCGGGTGCCGGTGATCGGCGAGAGCGTGGACGACATCGTCGGCGTGGTGAACCTGAAGGACCTGGTGCGGATCGCGCTGTCCGAGCAGCCGAACGGCAAGCTCGTGTCGGACGTGATGCGTTCGCCCGCGTTCATCCCGGACACCAAGCCGGTCGCGGACCTGCTGCGGGAGATGCAGCTGTCGCGCAACCACCTGGCGGTCGTGGTGGACGAGTACGGCGGCACGGCCGGGCTGCTGACCATCGAGGACATCCTGGAGGAGATCGTCGGGGAGATCACCGACGAGTCCGACACGGACGACCGGCAGCCGGTGGAGTACCTGGCGGACGGGGCGGTGCGGGTGAGCGCGAGGCTGCCCGTGGACGACCTGGACTCGCTGTTCGGCACCGAGCTGGACGACCACGAGGTGGAGACGGTCGGAGGTCTGCTCGCGCAGCGCCTGGGCCGGGTCCCGCTGCCGGGCACCGAGGCCGAGATCGCCGGGCTGCGGATGCGCGCCGAGGGCGGCAAGGACGAGCGGGGCCGGATGCGCATCACGACCGTGCTGGTGCGCCCGCTGGCCAGGCCCGCTGAGGATGACGAGGGGAGCGGCGGCGATGAGTGA